A genomic region of Phragmites australis chromosome 2, lpPhrAust1.1, whole genome shotgun sequence contains the following coding sequences:
- the LOC133908368 gene encoding uncharacterized protein LOC133908368 yields MGRAVVVPVLVMAIIAIVATTAAAVNAEVKCGGCSPCGTTDCPVLYPSPPPPALPPPPPYYYYSPPPPATYPGGSYCPPPPGAYIQIGSTPPGKGPLYPQDPGFMPSSASRRATTRAVPFAFAALASVWAFL; encoded by the coding sequence ATGGGAAGGGCAGTGGTGGTGCCGGTCCTCGTGATGGCGATCATCGCCATCGTGGCGACGACGGCCGCGGCGGTAAACGCGGAGGTGAAGTGCGGCGGGTGCTCGCCGTGCGGCACCACCGACTGTCCCGTGCTGTACCCATCCCCGCCTCCGCCGGCgctgccgcctccaccaccgtACTACTACTACAGCCCACCGCCGCCCGCGACCTACCCCGGGGGGTCGTactgcccgccgccgccgggggcgTACATCCAGATCGGGAGCACGCCGCCGGGCAAGGGGCCGCTGTACCCGCAGGACCCCGGGTTCATGCCGTCCAGCGCTTCGCGGCGTGCGACGACCCGCGCCGTCCCGTTTGCCTTCGCTGCGTTGGCGAGCGTATGGGCCTTCTTGTGA